The following proteins are co-located in the Betta splendens chromosome 9, fBetSpl5.4, whole genome shotgun sequence genome:
- the gstt1a gene encoding glutathione S-transferase theta-1a, translated as MELYLDLLSQPCRAVFLFARAARIPFHLKPVDLAEGHQYSEEFGKVSVIRKVPVMKDGSFVLTESVAILKYMAQKHSVAEHWLPAELQRRARVNEYLAWQHMNVRAHGSKVFLFRSAFPIIMGFEAPKEKMDAALEDLKQSLDLLEEKFLENKPFIAGDNISLADLVAVVEIMQPVGTGLDVFAGRPKLSAWRERVKTALGEKLFDEAHEGIMNVSVLAQKMQDNSKFEMLRPKFQKLFS; from the exons ATGGAGCTCTATCTGGACCTGCTCTCCCAGCCCTGCAGGGCCGTCTTCCTCTTCGCCAGAGCGGCTCGGATTCCCTTCCACCTAAAGCCCGTGGACCTGGCTGAAG GACATCAGTACAGCGAGGAGTTTGGCAAAGTCAGCGTGATCAGGAAGGTTCCTGTGATGAAGGACGGGAGCTTCGTTCTGACTGAGAG CGTGGCCATCCTGAAGTACATGGCTCAGAAACACTCGGTGGCCGAGCACTGGCTTCCAGCCGAGCTGCAGCGCAGAGCGCGGGTTAATGAGTACCTGGCCTGGCAGCACATGAATGTGAGGGCCCACGGGTCAAAGGTCTTCCTGTTCAGG AGTGCGTTTCCCATCATCATGGGCTTCGAGGCCCCGAAGGAGAAGATGGATGCAGCTCTGGAGGACCTGAAGCAGTCGCTtgacctgctggaggagaagttCCTGGAGAATAAACCTTTCATCGCTGGCGACAACATCTCCTTGGCCGATCTGGTGGCAGTAGTGGAGATCATGCAG CCGGTCGGAACCGGCCTGGATGTGTTTGCAGGTCGGCCCAAGCTGTCGGCCTGGAGGGAGCGGGTGAAGACGGCGCTCGGCGAGAAGCTGTTCGACGAAGCCCATGAGGGCATCATGAACGTGAGCGTCCTGGCGCAGAAGATGCAGGACAACAGCAAGTTCGAGATGCTCAGACCCAAGTTCCAGAAGCTTTTCAGCTGA